From a single Helicovermis profundi genomic region:
- a CDS encoding helix-turn-helix domain-containing protein yields MSKQTHIIIKELLKEFKYTQSDLAKKLNVTQASISRYLSGQMQIDIDTLKEIANIFNVSTDYLLGRSEIKTSEETTNINAFHSISTDGLSKEEIDLVKAMVEQLKKKK; encoded by the coding sequence ATGTCTAAACAAACTCATATAATCATAAAAGAACTATTAAAAGAATTTAAGTACACTCAATCTGACTTAGCAAAAAAACTAAATGTTACTCAAGCATCTATTTCAAGATATTTATCTGGTCAAATGCAAATTGATATTGATACTTTAAAAGAAATAGCAAATATTTTTAATGTGTCAACTGATTATCTGCTTGGAAGATCTGAAATAAAAACATCTGAAGAAACTACAAATATAAATGCTTTTCATAGTATTTCTACTGACGGTCTATCAAAAGAAGAAATTGATCTTGTTAAAGCTATGGTTGAGCAACTTAAAAAGAAAAAATAA
- a CDS encoding helix-turn-helix transcriptional regulator — translation MSFSDILKEVRKSKGITQLDLAGRVGVNQTRISAYESGEEVPFDLAINIMHVLNSPRLMMEYAYERNSEVINIPTLNNVNDDAATVIDVLIEESEELIVAAKQLKKIVRNKKGPDDINEFEMEEILRLEEQLADLFPCLRLQFIRMAEQYNLDISRVESKLLMKLKRKKLII, via the coding sequence ATGAGTTTTAGCGATATTTTAAAAGAAGTACGTAAATCAAAAGGAATAACACAATTAGATCTTGCTGGGAGAGTAGGAGTTAATCAAACAAGAATATCTGCATATGAAAGTGGTGAAGAAGTTCCTTTTGACCTAGCAATTAACATTATGCATGTTTTAAATTCACCAAGGTTAATGATGGAATATGCATATGAAAGAAATTCAGAAGTAATCAATATTCCAACTTTAAATAATGTTAATGACGATGCAGCAACAGTAATTGACGTATTAATTGAGGAATCGGAGGAATTGATTGTTGCAGCAAAACAATTGAAAAAAATTGTTAGAAATAAAAAAGGTCCAGATGATATTAATGAATTTGAAATGGAAGAGATTTTAAGATTAGAAGAACAATTGGCGGATTTATTTCCGTGTCTTAGACTACAGTTTATAAGAATGGCTGAACAGTATAATCTTGATATTTCAAGAGTTGAAAGTAAATTGCTTATGAAGCTTAAAAGAAAAAAATTAATTATTTAG
- a CDS encoding HNH endonuclease produces the protein MSKKICLGKGCNNLVDRTEKYCLTCSKKRVIEKRENNRKYDHHNRDKKIKNFYHSKAWKKFREGILIRDNYLCQECLKENIITNAEIVHHIVEVREDFEKRFVYDNCFSVCKACHNRIHNKI, from the coding sequence ATGTCTAAAAAAATCTGTCTGGGAAAAGGATGTAATAATTTAGTTGATAGAACAGAGAAATATTGTTTGACATGTAGTAAAAAAAGAGTGATTGAAAAAAGAGAGAACAATAGAAAATATGATCATCATAATCGAGATAAAAAAATAAAAAATTTTTATCATTCAAAAGCTTGGAAGAAATTTCGAGAAGGAATTCTTATTAGAGATAATTATCTATGCCAAGAATGTTTAAAAGAAAACATTATTACCAACGCTGAAATTGTTCACCATATTGTAGAAGTAAGAGAAGATTTTGAGAAGAGATTTGTTTATGATAATTGTTTTAGTGTTTGTAAAGCGTGTCATAATAGAATTCATAATAAAATATAA
- a CDS encoding single-stranded DNA-binding protein yields the protein MNSVVLIGRLTRDPELRFIAGSGRAVANFTLAVNKNLSKEKKREFEEKGIATADFIRIVVWGKQAENCANYLSKGRLVAINGYISTSSYKTNTGETRYSTDILANNVEFLEWKDKKTKKDDFSYGAEPDNFQSVEDDDIPF from the coding sequence ATGAATAGTGTAGTTTTAATTGGTAGATTAACAAGAGATCCTGAGCTTAGATTTATTGCTGGAAGTGGAAGAGCAGTTGCTAATTTTACATTAGCTGTGAATAAAAATTTAAGTAAAGAGAAAAAGAGAGAATTTGAAGAAAAAGGTATAGCGACAGCTGATTTTATTAGAATAGTAGTTTGGGGAAAACAAGCTGAAAATTGTGCGAATTACCTTTCAAAAGGTAGATTGGTTGCAATTAATGGATATATTAGTACTAGTTCTTATAAAACTAATACGGGTGAAACAAGATATTCTACAGATATATTAGCAAATAATGTTGAATTTCTTGAATGGAAAGATAAAAAAACGAAGAAAGACGATTTCTCATATGGAGCAGAACCGGATAATTTTCAATCTGTTGAAGATGATGATATACCATTTTAA
- a CDS encoding helix-turn-helix domain-containing protein, with amino-acid sequence MKNDSSTPVIKLPTIGLNIDVSNLDEIIEKMEKINLLSSKITNVVPIDDYLLKQSEVAVILGINVVTVGKLIKRGYLKGLKLGSLKIRKKELDRFMIDVEKNKVSFEDIYS; translated from the coding sequence ATGAAAAATGATAGTAGTACACCAGTAATAAAATTACCAACAATCGGATTGAATATTGATGTATCAAATTTAGATGAAATTATTGAAAAAATGGAAAAAATAAATTTATTATCTTCTAAAATTACTAATGTAGTTCCTATAGATGACTATCTGCTTAAGCAAAGTGAAGTTGCAGTTATTTTAGGAATAAACGTTGTTACAGTAGGAAAACTTATTAAGAGAGGATATTTAAAAGGTCTTAAATTAGGAAGTCTTAAAATTAGAAAAAAAGAACTTGATCGTTTTATGATTGATGTGGAAAAAAATAAAGTTAGTTTTGAAGATATTTATTCTTAG
- a CDS encoding KAP family P-loop NTPase fold protein, with product MAKTMEEYFNDAFQEDIFNRKMAAVNLMKIINENNSSLTIALNSEWGTGKTTFIKKWINALNEQKEEYISIYLNAWESDHFNNPILAIMYAMEDFLVKVNNIHSNDITTAVIEVAKGLVNLATKGVVNIDKIKASLDKKDIKELYNEMKTISEIKKDLEKQLLNIKGNKKVIFFVDELDRAKPNFVVDLIEVLKHFFEVEGYYFILATDRSQLNSIVKKRYGEDISSNGYLRKMIDLDYNLKKPSLDKYFDSKFSYIEREYVKLKNIIDNLKKLTIINNYSLRYVDKLEIYISIIAPRLNKNLSRENHTKYLLDVVFSILIFIRAKDTVDYNNLINSKDKVYEVLLKYKMIDFEIEFSENGSPLDFNETIIKIFSIICDKSSLKTNLEKKIIINNISQGYYNFFRDGKLKYIDELEFLNGFDV from the coding sequence ATGGCTAAAACAATGGAAGAATATTTTAATGATGCGTTTCAAGAAGATATTTTCAACAGAAAGATGGCAGCAGTAAATCTTATGAAGATAATTAATGAAAATAATTCTAGTCTTACAATTGCTTTAAATTCTGAGTGGGGAACTGGTAAAACGACGTTTATAAAAAAGTGGATAAACGCATTAAATGAACAAAAAGAAGAGTATATTTCAATTTATTTGAATGCTTGGGAAAGTGATCATTTTAATAATCCAATATTAGCAATTATGTATGCTATGGAAGATTTTCTAGTAAAAGTTAATAATATTCATAGTAATGATATTACAACGGCGGTTATAGAAGTTGCTAAAGGATTAGTTAATTTAGCTACTAAAGGTGTTGTAAATATAGATAAAATTAAAGCTAGCTTAGATAAAAAAGATATAAAAGAATTATATAATGAAATGAAGACAATTTCAGAAATTAAAAAAGATTTAGAAAAACAATTATTAAATATTAAAGGCAATAAAAAAGTAATCTTTTTTGTTGATGAACTTGATAGAGCAAAGCCAAACTTTGTTGTAGATCTAATAGAAGTTTTAAAGCATTTTTTTGAGGTTGAAGGATACTATTTTATATTAGCGACTGATAGAAGTCAGTTGAATTCAATAGTTAAAAAAAGGTATGGAGAAGATATATCTTCAAATGGATATTTACGAAAAATGATTGATTTAGATTATAATTTAAAAAAGCCATCATTAGATAAATATTTTGATTCTAAATTTAGCTACATAGAGAGAGAATATGTAAAATTGAAGAATATTATAGATAACTTAAAAAAATTAACTATAATTAACAATTATAGTTTAAGGTATGTTGATAAATTAGAAATATATATTAGTATAATTGCACCTAGATTAAATAAAAATCTTTCTAGAGAAAACCATACCAAATATTTGCTTGATGTTGTATTTTCAATATTAATATTTATAAGAGCTAAAGATACTGTAGATTATAATAATTTAATTAACTCAAAAGATAAGGTATATGAAGTATTATTAAAATATAAAATGATTGATTTTGAAATTGAATTTAGTGAAAATGGAAGTCCATTAGATTTCAATGAAACAATCATAAAAATATTCAGTATAATTTGTGATAAAAGTAGTTTGAAAACTAATTTAGAGAAAAAAATAATTATTAATAATATATCACAAGGATACTATAATTTTTTCAGAGATGGTAAATTAAAATATATTGACGAACTTGAATTTTTGAATGGTTTTGACGTATAG
- a CDS encoding ATP-dependent DNA helicase — protein sequence MNLKNYNDVQKECIQEINQNLQIIACAGSGKTKTVVARNINILVNKKAKPSEIVSITFTKKAAAELKQRIYTEFELEFQTTQNLAEMYIGTIHSFCLNTLQEISASYKKFDILEGIQRVLLVKKFLSDDSISKVEYTDLKGKTKTPFKKYDSQQLKLLLNSCDFIREEMIDISSNSSELIKFYNKYIELIESKYFFDYAHVQYKFLNELKTSKKLKEYIKKIKYITIDEYQDTNTIQENILQEMYKINPSLNICVVGDDDQSIYGWRGSNLENFKSFNNKYKNVVQRTLAINYRSTEGIVQLGKGIIEHNKTHLDKPFESNDTYSYESGDIIVQTDFNSISEENDAIIKTIKKLYNSEIINKNGDSKIIGYDDMAILVHSTNKLKEFNQDLLTALEANNIPFIVDGTKQLFEQNEVQLLFDLFLYFAKKYLNYRGTFDYYDSNNLKIIDNTLESFFNDFHKKITKIYYDNTIQDFYIQLMQQLDLFSKSDDKTMYNLAVFSDIINDYETINFSDRFEYRFKNFVGFLHHDASSIYPEGWLSPKFEDTKCLKIITIHSSKGLEFPVVFMPHLCKDYLFPTKAAGGFSIKGVFKKALPIGYNIFEKRYQSSDESLTRLFYVALTRSKKYLFLTKAKSYRKKATSKRENKKVPIQLEYAQASQFINCSINSFLNKTLNYSNSKLNEINQLVFDFSTLKDIFECPQKFQYSSIFGFYSPLNIRMGYGKSLHNMMDDLHSTYMNEKLIKRTEDLVNTHIHLPLAPPTGQLYKDVSKSATKIIDEYVDRNRNLLDYISYVEKPIDYKLNDMIFINGRVDLITNIKSKDVSIIDFKSDSNTMSHELRNKQLLIYALGYYKLTGKYPNAVISYDLKTNTRHPQSIEPSDVHSIEKEIKTAYTMIKNNTFPRCKDKVLCKNCQFENLCSQKK from the coding sequence ATGAATTTAAAAAACTATAATGATGTTCAAAAAGAATGTATACAAGAAATAAATCAAAATTTACAAATTATTGCTTGTGCCGGATCTGGAAAGACAAAAACTGTAGTAGCAAGAAATATTAATATTTTAGTTAATAAAAAGGCAAAACCTAGTGAAATAGTAAGTATCACATTCACAAAAAAAGCTGCTGCTGAACTAAAGCAAAGAATTTATACTGAATTTGAACTTGAATTTCAAACAACTCAAAATTTAGCAGAAATGTATATTGGCACTATTCACAGTTTTTGTTTAAATACACTTCAAGAAATTTCTGCAAGTTACAAAAAATTTGATATTCTAGAAGGTATTCAAAGAGTTTTATTAGTAAAAAAATTTTTAAGTGATGATAGCATTTCCAAAGTTGAATATACTGACTTAAAAGGAAAGACCAAAACTCCTTTTAAAAAATATGATTCTCAACAGTTAAAATTATTATTAAATTCTTGCGATTTTATTAGAGAAGAAATGATAGATATTTCTTCTAATAGCTCTGAACTTATTAAATTTTATAACAAATACATAGAATTAATAGAAAGTAAATATTTCTTTGATTACGCACACGTACAATACAAGTTTCTTAATGAATTAAAAACTTCAAAGAAATTAAAAGAATATATAAAAAAAATAAAATATATTACTATCGATGAATATCAAGATACGAATACAATACAAGAAAACATCCTTCAAGAGATGTATAAAATTAATCCAAGTTTAAATATTTGCGTCGTTGGTGATGATGATCAATCTATATATGGATGGAGAGGTAGTAATCTTGAAAACTTTAAATCTTTTAATAATAAATACAAAAATGTAGTACAAAGAACTCTAGCTATTAATTATAGATCTACAGAAGGTATTGTGCAATTAGGTAAAGGAATTATTGAACATAATAAAACTCACTTAGACAAGCCATTTGAATCCAATGATACATATTCCTATGAATCTGGTGATATAATTGTTCAAACTGACTTTAACTCTATTTCTGAAGAGAATGATGCAATTATAAAAACTATAAAAAAATTATATAATAGTGAAATCATAAATAAAAATGGTGATTCTAAAATAATTGGTTATGATGATATGGCAATTCTTGTTCATTCAACAAATAAATTAAAAGAATTTAATCAGGACTTATTGACAGCTTTAGAAGCTAATAACATTCCTTTTATAGTTGATGGTACTAAACAACTTTTCGAGCAGAATGAAGTTCAATTACTATTTGATTTATTCCTTTATTTTGCGAAAAAGTATTTAAATTATAGAGGAACTTTTGATTATTATGATTCAAATAATTTAAAAATTATTGATAATACACTTGAATCTTTTTTCAATGATTTTCATAAAAAAATTACTAAAATATATTATGATAATACTATTCAAGATTTTTATATACAATTAATGCAACAACTTGATTTATTTTCAAAAAGCGATGATAAAACAATGTATAATCTTGCTGTATTTAGTGATATAATAAACGACTACGAAACAATAAATTTCTCGGATAGATTTGAATATAGATTTAAAAATTTTGTAGGTTTTTTACATCATGATGCAAGTAGTATTTATCCTGAAGGATGGTTATCTCCTAAATTTGAAGATACTAAATGTTTAAAAATTATTACTATTCATAGTTCAAAAGGTCTTGAATTTCCAGTTGTTTTTATGCCTCATCTTTGTAAGGATTATTTATTTCCTACTAAAGCAGCAGGTGGTTTTTCGATTAAAGGAGTTTTTAAAAAAGCTTTACCTATTGGATATAATATATTTGAAAAAAGATACCAAAGTTCAGATGAATCTTTAACTAGACTATTCTACGTAGCTTTGACAAGAAGTAAAAAATATTTATTTTTAACAAAAGCTAAAAGTTATAGAAAAAAAGCCACTTCAAAAAGAGAGAATAAAAAAGTTCCAATTCAACTTGAATATGCTCAAGCTTCACAGTTCATAAACTGTAGTATCAACTCATTTTTAAATAAAACTTTAAATTATAGTAATTCTAAACTGAACGAAATAAATCAACTAGTTTTTGATTTTTCTACGCTTAAAGATATTTTTGAGTGTCCTCAAAAATTCCAATATTCATCTATATTTGGATTTTATTCACCTTTAAATATAAGAATGGGTTATGGTAAATCTCTTCATAATATGATGGATGATTTGCATTCAACATATATGAATGAAAAATTAATAAAACGAACAGAAGATTTAGTAAATACGCATATTCATTTACCTCTTGCTCCTCCAACAGGTCAATTATATAAGGATGTTAGCAAAAGTGCGACAAAAATAATTGATGAATATGTTGACCGAAATAGAAATCTACTTGATTATATTTCATATGTCGAAAAACCAATTGATTATAAATTAAATGATATGATATTTATTAATGGAAGAGTTGACTTAATAACTAATATTAAATCAAAAGATGTATCCATAATTGATTTTAAAAGTGATTCAAACACAATGAGTCATGAATTACGGAATAAACAATTACTTATTTACGCATTAGGTTACTACAAACTTACTGGAAAATATCCTAACGCCGTTATATCATATGATTTAAAAACTAATACGAGACATCCTCAATCAATTGAACCTAGTGATGTACATAGTATTGAAAAAGAAATCAAAACTGCTTATACAATGATTAAAAACAATACTTTTCCCAGATGCAAAGATAAAGTACTATGTAAAAATTGTCAGTTTGAAAATTTATGTTCACAAAAAAAATAG
- a CDS encoding DNA methyltransferase: MLSQVDYSIINEIKNKIDKDQLYFSYNDVTKKEGIHNFARYPATMVPEMQKDILEILCANVDAKSLLDPFMGSGTVLVEGIKNGLDVYGMDINPYAYYLTKSKLNYLPVAELEECRNKLINSIINDDTDYDIHGFDKIDKWFRKDYQNILSKIRDRISKIENLKLRLFFMISFSDVVTTLKNSQSSTFKLHIKKNDKIESFNKDAIKEFVNKVDKNIISYKEYINILISKKLIKRIYKTEENRFRNKVTISCDDSRKLKKNLKLRKNSIDLIVTSPPYGDNQTTVTYGQFSTLPLFWMHDDDFKSEFNEELFQNFSAIDRASLGGKIYSKEIIEKSKLLVKSLSLKKFYDLMVKFKREDKGRKVVTFIIDFYEVLLQMHNVLKVDGYMVFVVGNRRVHNNIVPFDVIINELLMDNFEKITKFDRLIKNKKMASKISNVNNESVKSMDTEIILVFKKK, encoded by the coding sequence ATGTTATCTCAAGTTGATTATTCTATAATTAATGAAATTAAAAATAAAATTGATAAGGATCAACTTTATTTTTCTTATAATGATGTTACAAAAAAAGAAGGTATTCATAATTTTGCAAGATACCCAGCAACTATGGTTCCTGAGATGCAAAAGGATATATTAGAAATTTTATGTGCAAATGTTGATGCAAAATCGTTACTAGATCCTTTTATGGGTTCAGGAACTGTTTTGGTTGAAGGAATTAAGAATGGCCTTGATGTTTATGGAATGGATATTAATCCATATGCATATTACTTGACAAAGTCAAAATTAAATTATCTTCCAGTTGCAGAATTAGAAGAATGTAGAAATAAATTGATTAACTCGATTATCAATGATGATACTGATTATGATATTCATGGTTTCGATAAAATAGATAAATGGTTTAGAAAAGATTATCAAAATATTTTATCTAAAATTAGAGATAGGATAAGCAAAATAGAAAATTTGAAATTAAGATTATTTTTTATGATTTCATTTTCAGATGTAGTGACTACTTTAAAAAATTCTCAATCATCAACATTTAAACTACATATTAAAAAGAATGATAAAATAGAATCTTTTAATAAAGATGCTATAAAAGAATTTGTTAATAAAGTAGACAAGAATATTATTAGTTATAAAGAGTATATAAATATTTTAATTAGTAAAAAACTTATTAAGAGAATTTATAAAACAGAAGAAAATAGATTTAGAAATAAAGTAACTATATCCTGTGATGATTCTAGAAAACTTAAAAAAAATTTAAAATTAAGGAAAAATAGTATAGATTTGATAGTTACATCACCACCATATGGTGATAATCAAACTACTGTAACATATGGACAGTTTTCTACACTACCATTATTTTGGATGCATGACGATGATTTTAAATCAGAATTTAATGAGGAATTATTTCAAAATTTTAGTGCAATTGATAGAGCAAGTTTGGGTGGAAAAATATATTCAAAAGAAATTATTGAGAAATCAAAACTTCTGGTTAAGTCTCTAAGTTTAAAAAAATTTTATGATTTAATGGTTAAATTTAAAAGAGAAGACAAAGGTAGAAAAGTAGTTACATTTATAATAGATTTTTATGAAGTATTATTACAAATGCATAATGTACTGAAAGTTGATGGTTATATGGTATTTGTGGTAGGCAATAGAAGAGTACATAATAATATTGTTCCTTTTGATGTTATCATAAATGAATTACTTATGGATAACTTTGAAAAAATAACTAAATTTGATCGATTGATAAAAAACAAAAAAATGGCATCAAAAATTTCAAATGTAAATAATGAATCCGTAAAATCAATGGATACAGAAATAATATTAGTATTTAAAAAAAAATAG
- a CDS encoding site-specific integrase — protein sequence MNYVEPIRDSGMVNDIANYLKKDNLRNYIMYIIGINTGLRISDILKIKVKDVRNKQFIVLKEKKTSKQRNIKINKVLRREFRMYCIGKDSNEYLIKSRIGVNKPISRYMAYKILNETASMFGLENIGTHTLRKTFGYHFYNQTKDAATLRLIFNHSSDAVTLRYIGILQESINTKIDNFEI from the coding sequence ATGAATTATGTTGAGCCAATAAGAGATTCAGGTATGGTAAATGATATTGCGAATTATCTAAAGAAAGATAATTTAAGAAACTATATTATGTATATCATTGGTATTAACACAGGACTTAGGATATCAGATATTTTGAAAATTAAAGTTAAAGATGTTCGTAATAAACAATTCATTGTTTTAAAAGAGAAAAAAACTAGCAAGCAAAGAAATATTAAGATTAATAAAGTATTAAGAAGAGAATTTAGAATGTATTGCATAGGAAAAGATTCTAATGAATATTTAATAAAATCTAGAATTGGTGTAAATAAACCAATAAGTAGATATATGGCTTATAAGATATTGAACGAAACTGCTTCAATGTTTGGTCTTGAAAATATAGGAACTCATACACTTAGAAAAACATTTGGTTATCATTTTTATAATCAAACTAAAGATGCAGCGACGTTAAGATTGATATTTAATCATTCATCTGATGCAGTAACTCTTAGATATATAGGGATTCTTCAAGAGAGTATTAATACAAAAATAGATAATTTTGAGATATAA
- a CDS encoding phage terminase small subunit P27 family has product MSIESIIAAGNKAHLTKAEIKNRKKQEEELNKLKSDKIKAPSWLGKDAKNIFKKIVKELDVIGLLCNVDVHGLTVLSDSIEKFKFCTIALHGEDLSIEYTNKAGFANMIENPMVKTQLKYAEMIKKYSADFGLSPVARLKIVQQSMPDIDDDELEFEGMFNNV; this is encoded by the coding sequence ATGAGTATAGAGAGTATTATTGCTGCAGGCAATAAAGCTCATCTAACTAAAGCAGAAATTAAAAATAGAAAAAAACAAGAAGAAGAATTGAATAAATTAAAATCAGATAAAATAAAAGCTCCTTCCTGGTTAGGTAAGGATGCTAAAAATATTTTTAAAAAAATTGTTAAGGAGCTCGATGTTATCGGGCTCCTTTGTAATGTCGATGTACATGGTCTAACTGTATTATCAGATTCTATTGAAAAATTTAAATTTTGTACGATTGCACTTCATGGAGAAGATTTATCTATTGAATATACAAATAAAGCTGGCTTTGCAAATATGATTGAAAATCCTATGGTTAAAACTCAGCTTAAATATGCTGAGATGATTAAAAAATATTCAGCTGACTTTGGACTTTCTCCGGTAGCACGTCTTAAGATAGTTCAACAATCAATGCCAGATATTGATGATGATGAATTAGAATTTGAAGGAATGTTCAACAATGTATAA
- a CDS encoding ImmA/IrrE family metallo-endopeptidase produces MKKLLYLLSTNNITYSIVLLPESVLGYFHNDSDGSFILINQSIENNIPLHRCVLAEEIGHYFTTVGINEPLNSILYASNLSILKQEEKAIKWATDFLINTDSLLKYISSNIQCSFNDLIDFFNVTDIFMKEKLKFMSLEHLYWHITDSHYLCLANLPNIFITSRF; encoded by the coding sequence ATGAAAAAACTACTATACCTTTTATCTACTAATAACATCACCTACTCAATTGTACTATTACCAGAAAGTGTTCTTGGCTATTTTCATAATGATTCAGATGGATCATTTATTTTAATTAATCAATCTATTGAAAATAATATTCCATTGCATAGATGCGTTTTAGCAGAAGAAATTGGACATTATTTTACTACTGTAGGAATTAACGAACCTCTTAATAGTATTTTGTATGCTAGTAACCTATCTATCCTTAAACAAGAAGAAAAAGCTATTAAATGGGCTACTGATTTTTTAATCAATACAGACTCATTATTAAAATACATATCTTCAAATATCCAATGTTCTTTTAATGATCTTATAGATTTTTTTAATGTAACTGATATTTTCATGAAAGAAAAATTAAAGTTTATGTCATTAGAACATTTATACTGGCATATTACAGATTCACATTATTTATGCTTAGCTAATCTTCCAAATATTTTTATAACATCACGTTTTTAA